A genomic segment from Desulfosporosinus sp. Sb-LF encodes:
- a CDS encoding IS3 family transposase, whose amino-acid sequence MSQQRKIPVDEMVRIVELYLSKKIGYKSAYQEAGVSEETFRKWLFRYKTDGPTGFLPKEHNKRYINETKLKRERYYGYKFTSRENLVQAISDYIFYV is encoded by the coding sequence ATGTCACAACAGAGAAAAATTCCAGTAGATGAGATGGTACGAATAGTAGAATTGTATCTCTCGAAGAAAATAGGATATAAGTCAGCATATCAGGAAGCAGGCGTATCTGAAGAGACATTCAGGAAGTGGCTCTTCAGATACAAAACAGACGGACCAACAGGATTTCTACCGAAGGAACACAACAAAAGATATATAAATGAGACCAAGCTCAAACGCGAGAGGTATTACGGGTACAAATTCACCAGCCGGGAGAATCTTGTTCAAGCCATTTCTGATTACATCTTCTATGTATAA
- a CDS encoding diguanylate cyclase: MSILIVDDSLHSQRMNQALLESGGYTDILVAQSATEAYQFLDQLSVDGKVTIDLILMDIIMPDVDGIEACRMIKQNEDTFDIPIIMVTSKTEKEELQLAFSVGAMDYITKPLDNIELLARVRSAIKLKKETDCRKARELSLLEVTRQLETVNKTLQLLSSIDGLTGVANRRHFDEELADELSRAKREKTPLSLLLLDIDFFKLYNDTYGHFQGDDCLRMVALTAQNAIKRPGDSLARYGGEEFSVILPNTNSAGAFAVAEQIRVAIENLQIPHVTSKCKNLVTVSLGVGSFKPGDDILPADLIKWADHALYQSKKTGRNRVSTFGLL, encoded by the coding sequence ATGTCGATCCTAATCGTAGACGACTCTTTACACAGTCAACGCATGAATCAAGCGCTCCTTGAATCTGGTGGCTATACGGACATTTTAGTTGCCCAATCTGCTACAGAAGCCTATCAATTCCTTGATCAATTGTCCGTAGACGGAAAAGTAACCATTGATTTGATTCTAATGGATATCATTATGCCCGATGTTGATGGGATCGAGGCTTGTCGTATGATCAAGCAGAACGAAGATACTTTTGATATCCCAATAATTATGGTAACATCGAAAACGGAAAAAGAAGAACTTCAATTGGCTTTCTCTGTTGGCGCCATGGATTATATTACGAAACCATTGGACAATATCGAATTGTTAGCTCGCGTGCGCTCAGCTATAAAACTAAAGAAAGAAACAGACTGCCGTAAAGCAAGGGAATTGAGTTTATTAGAGGTTACTCGTCAACTGGAAACGGTCAACAAGACTTTGCAGCTGCTTTCCTCAATAGATGGGTTAACGGGAGTTGCTAACCGTCGTCATTTTGACGAAGAGTTGGCCGACGAACTCAGTCGGGCCAAACGAGAAAAGACTCCATTGTCGTTGCTATTGCTCGACATTGATTTTTTCAAACTCTACAATGATACTTATGGCCACTTTCAAGGGGACGATTGCCTACGTATGGTAGCTTTAACAGCTCAGAACGCTATTAAGAGACCGGGCGATTCTCTTGCTCGCTATGGCGGCGAAGAATTTTCTGTTATATTACCTAATACCAACTCGGCGGGTGCTTTTGCAGTAGCTGAACAGATCCGAGTGGCCATTGAGAATTTACAGATTCCTCATGTTACTTCCAAGTGCAAAAATTTAGTTACTGTTAGTTTAGGAGTAGGTAGCTTCAAGCCTGGGGATGATATTCTTCCAGCTGACCTAATTAAGTGGGCTGATCATGCCTTATATCAGTCTAAAAAAACAGGACGCAATAGAGTTTCAACATTCGGACTATTATAG